The following DNA comes from Strix uralensis isolate ZFMK-TIS-50842 chromosome 28, bStrUra1, whole genome shotgun sequence.
GCTGGCAGTGCCACGCCACCACTGCGTCCTTATCCCTGTTTATGGCCCCCGCACAGCCTTGGCCTTGATAAAGGGGGGGTGATAACGCCCTGGCACCTTTGCCCGGCATCAGCGGGAGACGCCGATTCCCGCCTCTGCGTCACCAACCTTTCCCCGTCACGTAGCCGGCGCCAGCACCGCCCCGGCAAGGAGCAACACCCGGCAAGGTAACGGCACAACATGGGGGTACAATCCATCGGCACCTTTATTGGGCACGTCCAGCACCACTGAGACACCTCACAGAGGGGGGCTGCGAGGCAGCCGcggtgcccccaccccagggttGGGGGCCAGGGGGGGCTCAGGATGGCGGCACAGCCGGGCGCTTGGCGCGGCGGCGGGTGAACTTGAAGTTTTGCAGCGGGTTCCCGGTGCCGCGGGActggaaaggggagggagggggggggaaaaaaaagcagcgtTAGACCCACCCCTGGCAGCGAGGGGGGTGCACAGGGGGGGTCGCTCCGTGCCCGGTTCCCACTCACCGTCGAGCTGGCCCGGCGCTTGGCACCGGCGTGGCGCAGCCGCAGCCCTTTGCGCTTCTTGAGGTTGGGTTTGGCGATGCCGCGGAGGCTGGGGGGGACTGCGGGCGGGGAGCAGGGGGTAAGCGGGGTGCCAGCCACCCCAgggatgtccctgtcccccccagacaTCACCCCCAGGCACCATTTTCCCTCTACGTGTCATTGTCACATCCCAGggtccccctttccccccccccacagagCCACGGCCGGCGGGGGGGCACAGGGACGTACCCAGGTAGTCGGGCACGTTGCGGAGGTGAGGCTTGACGATGGCGGGGTGCAGCGGCTTGTCGTGGCGCAGGACGTGCAGGTCACGGGGGTTGTCCTCAAAATACGCCTGGGAGGGGAGAGAATTGGGGGGGGTGGTAGCAACCAGGCCCCACCCCGCACCGCCCGCGGACCCCCAGAACGCTGCCCCAGGGCGGGGGTTACCTTGAGCTTCTCTGAGTTGAGCAGCTCGTCCTTGATCTCCCGCAGCCGCGCTTCCTTCACCGCCTGCTTGGTGACGGAGCGCATGGCGTCCtggttggggcgggggggaaataTGGGGTGTCACGAGCTTGGCACCCCCCGCAGCCGGTGTCAGCAgtaacacacaccccccccccgtcGTTGCCCACCACCCACCTACCCGGCAGCGGTAGCGCAAAGCCTCGATCTCCTCCGTGGAAAACTTGTAGGGCTGCAGCATCGACTCGCCGTTCTCTGGGGACACACGTGGGGTCACCCCTGTCCTCATTCCCAACACCCCGCACTCCCCCCGCGATGCCCTCAGCACCCACTGTCACCCCAAAGTGACACGGGGACCCCCCCCAACCTCCGGCGAGTGCTTCCTCGATGCGGGCCAGGCCGTCCTGCTCCTCAGGCAGCGCGAAGGTGAGCGCTGTGCCAGGGTTGTCGGCACGGGCCGTCCTGCGGGCAACAGAGAGGGGGACACGGCGGTGGGACGGCCACCGGCCACCGTGGgcacccccgtgtcccctctcCGTGTCCCCACGTACCTGCCAACGCGGTGGATGTAGGAGTCAACCGTCGGCGGCACGTCGAAGTTGATGACAGCGGCCACGTTTTGGAAGTCGATGCCCCGAGCGACGCTGTATTCCGGGTCCTTGCCCTTGCTGGGTTGGGGGGGTACATGAGATATTGGGGTGGcttggggacccccagggacacCGCAAGTGACACAGACACTCATGTGGGCACAGAGACACTGGGAAAGGGGATCCCTGGGGGTAACGAGGACACGCTGGGCACGCTGACCCCAGACCTGCGGGGACACGGCAAGGAGACCCCCACAGAAGGGACACGCTGGGCACAGGGACCCCCCTGGGCATCTACAACCCCCCCGGGCATGAGGTATAAGCCCCCCAGCCAGGCAAAAGAAACCCCCCCacaccctggggacatggagggggggcACAGAGAaccccctggggacagggacctgccccccagccccgggcagaaGCAACCCCACAGCTCTGGGTGACCTTCCCTGGTGGCAGCGGGACGTTGCCCTGGTGACACAGTGGCACCCCCAGGACCTCGGTGGCACCCCCAGGTCTCACCTCGGGGCAGCACCCTTTTGTTTCTTGCGGGGGGGCTGCTCCGTGGGCACCGCTGGCACCTCCTCGTCGGTGGCCACGATGTAGTCGTAGATGCCCCGGTTGAACTGGGTGATGACATGGCACCTGGGGACAACCCGGGGACCCGTCAGCATCCCCGCCCCGGGGCACCCCTCCTTGGTCTGtgccccctccaccccacacccaaaacccacaggcactcctgctcttcctccacaGGCACCCTGCACCCTCCTGGGGTGTCCTTACCCCCATGGGTGATTCCCCCCGCACCCCAAGGGCACCCTATTCCCCTGGGCACCCCTTAGCTCACCAAGACACCCTCAGGCACCCCTTGGAGCACCCCACtttccccccccaaccccttcaCCTCCTTTCACAAACCCCCAGCAGTCACCCTGCTCCCCGGGACACTCCATCACCCCCAAGACCCCTCACGCTTACCCGTTATCACCCCATTTTCCCCTTCACCCTCCTCCACACCACCCCAGGGGTACCCCCACCCAACTGGGCACCCCGCTATCccctctgggggggggggtgttaccGGGAGCGGGCGGGCAGCTCGGAATTGAGGGCGCAGGCGGGGATGCCGAACTGCTCGAGGAAGAGTTTGAGGCGATAGCAGCGGGCGAGGGTACCCACAAAAAGCAGAGCCCGACCCCGCAGCAGCCGCAACTGCAGGAGGGCGCAGAGCAGCAGGAATTTGTCCTCCTCCGTGCCGCAGCGCACCGCGAACTGCCGCAGCTGCGAGCTGCCCGGTAACCGGGGCTCCGGCGGGCGCACCGTCACCTGCACCCCGAATTGAAAggtttgggggggacacacacacatacacacacggaGCTGTTGTGCTCCCCCCAGCATCCACCGTACCCCATATCCCTCAAAACACACCCCTGGGGGTGCTGCGTTCTGACAGCGCAGTGTCCCCCCGTCTCTGTGTCCACACTctggacaccccccccaccccaaaacctccccccCGTGCACCCCCCAAACCCGTCCCCGCACCCCCCCAAGTGCCGCTCACCGGGTTGTGCAGCACCAGCTCCCTGAGGGCCTCCACGTCAGGGCTGAAGGTGGCCGACATGAGCAGGGCCTGGTAGATCTTGGGGAGGTGgctgggggggaatgggggggtcAGAGCCAGCCCCCGTGCTTGGGGGTGACAGGGGCCCCCCCAAAGCCCTTGGCACCAGCCCTGCAAGTGTCCCCCACGTTCTCCAGCCCCgctgtgccccccagccctggcactgtTCCCCAAAAGCATGGCTGTACCCCCCATGTGCTCTAGCCCCAGCAGGACTCCCCAAGTTCTCAGTGTCCCCCAAAACCCCTGGAACCCACAGCGCCTCTCAACCCCCTGGTTGTGCCCCCCATGTCCTCCAGCTCCAGCAGTGCCTCCCAGCCCTGGCACTGACCCCCCAAATCTTcagtgtcccccagccccagcagtgtcTCCCAGCCCTGGCAGTGCCCCCCAAACCCTCGGCTGTGCCCCCCCCATTCTCCAGCCATAGCAGTGCCCCCCAGTCCTGGCAGCATCCCCCAAACCTGCAAAGTACCCCTAAACCCCAGGCAGTGCCCCCCAAACCCTTGCCTGTGGCCCCCCCTCCATTCTCCAGCTGTAGCAGTGCCCCCCAGTCCTAGCAGCATCCACCAAACCCTCAAAGTACCCCCAAACCCCAGACAGTACCCCCCAAACCCGTGGCTTCCCTCCCAcatcctccagccccagcagtgtCCCCCCATGTCACCTGTCCCCCCCAGGGTGCCCCTCACCACAGCAGGGACTTGATGTCCTCGCCGAAGCCAAAGGAGAGCAGCAGGTCGGCCTCatccagcaccagcagctccagcgAGTGCCGCAGGCTGAGGCTGCGGGCGCTGAGGTGTGCCAGCACCCGCGCCGGCGTGCCCACCACCACGTCTGGCTTCTCCATCAGCACCGGCCTGGTGACACAACCGGGTCACCCACCTCTGTCTGCCAGGGCGGGGCAGGGGAGACCGGGaagggggtggcagagggggggctgtgggggggatTTGAGCTTACCGCTGGGCAGCGAGGTCGCTCTGGGCGCAGAGATCGGCCACGCGCAGGTCGCGGGCGCAGAAGGCCGCCAGCTGCCGCAGGCTGCGCACCACTTGCTGCCCCAGTTCCTTGGAGGGCACCAGCACCAGCGCCCGCACCACCTGCGCCACCGCCGAGGGGGCCTGTGCCCACCCCCCGGCACACAGGAGAGCTGACCCCGCGCCCCACGGAGCCCCCGTACCCCACCTCTGCCCACGTACCCCCACAGcgtccccccaccctgctcaacaccccacagcacccacctgcCCCATGGTGCCCATCTGCGCCTGACACCCTACAGCACCCACCTGCCCCATGGTGCCCACCCATGCCCAGGCACCCCACAGACCCCACATACCCCCTCTGCCCGCCTCCCTAGGTACACCACGGTGCCCCCCACCACATCAAATACCCCACAGAGCCCACAtaccccacagcagcacccacccctACCCACCCCCCCCACGTGCCCCCCCCAAGCCCAATACCCCAGGGTGCCCCcatgccccacagcacccacccctgCTTGACACGCCACCTGACACCCCACGGTGCCCCCCACCACGCCAAATACCCCACAGAGCCCACGtaccccacagcagcacccacccctACTCACACCCCCCAGTACCCCCATGCCCCACGGTGCCCTCCCAAGCCCAATACCCCAGGGTGCCCCcatgccccacagcacccacccgTGCTTGACACCCCACCTGatacccccacccccccccagtgCACCCCACTGCCCGGCTCACCGCCTTGACACGCaggaggtgctgtaggaggggCAGCCCGTACGCCCCCGTCTTCCCGGAGCCGGTTCTCGCCCGGGCCAGGAGGTCGCGGCCCTCCAGCGCCAGGGGAATGGCCTCGGCTTGGATGGCCGTGGGGGtggcccagcccagctctgccaccgCCTGCGGGGGCCGTCACCTCGGGGCTCCCAGGTCCCTGGGCTCCCCAGGTCCCCCCCGCCAGCACAGGGGGGGCACCCACcgccaccccccctccccgcggtgGGGACAACCAGGCCTGTGAAGCACCCGCACCCCGATGGACCCAGACGTCCCGGCCCCTCACGGCCTCCCCAAGGGACCCCCAtctcccagccccctcccctccgaGGGACCCCAGAGTCCTGGCCCCCTCAGGGCCTCCCCAAGGGACCTCCATGtcccggccccctcccctccgAGGGACCCCACAGTCCTGGCCCCCTCAGGGCCTCCACCCCCACCAAGGGACCGGGGCATCCGGGTCCCCCACGGCTTCAACCGCGACGCCCCCCGGGTACCCTCCTCCCACCGTAACACCCCCCCAGCGCACCCGCAGCAGCCGCCCGTCCAGCCCCATGTGTTCGAAgcgcggcgctgccgccgcctccgccgccatCTTGGCCGCCGACTGCGCCTGCGCGCGCGCCCAGACCACAGACGCTTCCGCCGCACGCCCAGAgcggccgccagcgccgccgcAGCGCTCCCGGGCGGTGGAGGACTGAGCTGCCCCCTCCGCTGCTCGGGGGCAGCcgcggggggggccccccccgggtTTTGGCGATGAGGAGAGTGGGGGATTTATTAGGgtgggctcggttttggggccactcctctttaatatctttattggtgacctagacgaggggatcgagtgctccctcagtttgcagacgacacccagttgggtgggagtgctgATGTGCCggagggtggggagggtctgcagagagacctgggcaggctggagcgatgggctgagcccaactgggggagtttcactaaggccaaaggccgggtgctgcccttgggccacaacaacccccagcagcgctacaggcttggggaggagtggctggagagctgccagtcagagagggacctgggggggattgataatgagccagcagtgtgcccaggtggccaagaaggccaatggcatcctggcttgtatcagcactagcgtggccagcagggacagggaagggatctgacccctgggctcggcactggtgaggccgcccctcgatgagtgggttcagttttgggcccctcactccaaaaaggccattgaatgactcaagcgtggccagagaagggcaacggagctggtgcagggtctggagcacaggtctgatggggagcggctgagggaactgggggggtttagtctggagaagaggaggctgaggggagacctcctggccctctccaactccctgagaggagggtgcagagaggggggatgagtctcttgagtcaaggaaccagcggcaggccaagagggaatggcctcaagctgcgccagggcagggtcagactggctcttaggaaggatttctttgcagaaggggttgttgggcgttggaatgggctgcccagggcagggggggagtccccatccctggaggggttgaagagtcgggttgagccagcgctgagggatctggtggagttgggaacggtcagggggaggttcatggtggggctggaggagcttcaagggcttttccaacccagatgattctgggattctggatGATGCACACCGGGAGGGCACAGCGGACCAGTAGCCACATGCCTGAGCCCCCCCCGCCAGCTCGGTGCAGTGCCACAgccatccccacccccaccccacccccaataCCCCAAAAAACCACCAGCAAGTCCCATCGGACcccaaaaccctttattttcccACAAAACGCCACCGCGGGAGCCGGTCCCCACCCTCCCTGATTGGGGTCCCCCCCAATCTGCCCACCACCCCTGGGGAGCCAGCAGGGGTTCCCCCCCagggctgtgggacccccccccggggtgGGTAACATGGGGGGGCTACACCAGTTTCTTGGCCTCGAAGAAGCTTTTGAGGTGCCTCATCTGCCAGATGCcggtgaggatgaggatgatggTTTGGGCGATGGACCACCACAGCACCCGTTGGTTGGTGCTCTCGCTCGTCATGCGGAAACGCTCCTCGCGGTACTGtcagccacagaaaaaaaaaaaaaagaaaaaaacccacacaaataaaTGGTGATGGGGTTtgtgaggagggaaaaaaatgggggtTCACTCCGCTGGAGCCCCCTCCTCACCCGCTGGTAGTTCTGCTCCTTCTGGATCTGCTCGACCTGGTCGAGGAGCTGGCGGGCGCGGAGCTGCAGCTCCGTCAGCTTGTCCTTGGCAGCGATTTCGGGGTAGTTGTTGGTGTGTTCACCCACCTGGATGTCCAGGTGCACCCGCTGTGGGGCAAAGAGGCGGTAGGGACACGTTAGTGGACCCCCGTTGCTGCTGATGCCCCTTCCCCAGGTTCAGGGGTGTCCTCCCCGTTACCAGTTTGCCACCGGCGAAGAGCGCCATGCGGGTGGAGTTGGAGTGGAGGCAGATCTGGTGCTCGCCCGGCGTGTGGGAGGTGAAGGTGAAGCGTCCCTCGGAGCCGTACTGCCGTGACAGCACCACCTGCGCCGGGACACGGCCACCATCACCCagcgcccgccccgggggggACACCAGCACAGCCCCGCCGTGTCCCACAGACCACCTGCCCTGGCTGGCGAGGCACCCCGTGTACTCCAGAGATCCCCTGCCCATGTTGGGGTACACCATATACTCCAGGGACCCCACGCCCGGGCTGGCAGCTGCCCCGTGCACCCCAAGgaccctctgccccagctggaGAACACCCCGTATGCCCCAGAGACCCCACACCCAGGAGAGCGGGCACCCCATGGACCCCCTGCCCTGGATGGAAGGCACCCCAGGGACCCTCCCACAACTCAGCCAGCAGGCATCTCAGGGACCCCACACCCAGGCTGGTGGGTGCCCCATGCACCCCAGAGACCCCCTGTCTGGACTGGTGGGTGCCCCAaggaccccccaccccaactGGCAGGCACCTGAGACCCCCACAACCAGGCTTGCCCcatgcaccccaaaacccccccaccCTCATTGGTGGGCACCCCACATGCCCCAAGGACCCCAGACACCCCCACAGCCGGGCTGGTGGGAGCCCCACACATCCCAGGGACCCTTACCTCAGCTGGTGGGCACCCCACATGCCCCAGGGACCCCAGACACTCCCACAGCCAGGCTGGTGGGAGCCCGATGCACCCCAAAGATCCCCACCCTCATTGGTGGGCACCCCACATGCCCCAGGGACCCCATACACCCCCACAGACAGGCTGGTGGGAGCCCCACACATCCCAGGGACCCTTACCCCAGCTGGTGAGCATCCCACATAACCCAGAGACCCCACCCCCGCAGTCGGCAAGCACCCAAGGCACCCCTCACCCGCAGGGTACCCGAGCCCCCCAGGACCCTCACCTTGCCGTCAGGGTCCTTCACCTCCACGTGCATGCCCAGCCCCGGGGTGGAGGGCAGGAACGACTCTGACTGCTTGTCCCACAGCTGCGTCCGGTAGTTCCCTGGGGGGCGGTGGGTCAGAGCGggcccagcaccccccagcccgttacctctcacagaatcacagaatcatctcggttggaagggaccttgaagatcatctagtccaaccgttaacccagcactgacagatcccaactccaccagatccctcagcgctggctcaacccgactcttcaacccctccagggatggggactccccccctgccctgggcagcccattccaacgcccaacagccccttctgcaaagaaatccttcctaagagccagtctgaccctgccctggcgcagcttgaggccattccctcttggcctgccgctggttccttggctcaagagactcctcccccctctctgcaccctcctctcagggagttgcagagggccaggaggtctcccctcagcctcctcttctccagactaaacccccccagttccctcagccgctccccatcagacctgtgctccagaccctgcaccagctccgttgcccttctctggccacgctcgagtcattcaagggcctttttggagtgaggggcccaaaactgaacccactcatcgaggggcggcctcaccagtgccgagcacaggggtcagatcccctccctgtccctgctggccacgctggtgctgatacaagccaggatgccattggccttcttggccacctgggcacactgctggctcattaccaatcccccccaggtccctctctgactggcagctctccaaccactctCCACTCTCGTTCCGTCCCGTTTCCCGTTTCCCGCTCCCCTCCTGGGGGATCCTGGGGGTCTCTCCCGCCCCTTTTAACAACCGCCGTTCCCGGGGGTTgcccccgggctccccccgctGCCCCGTGGTTGctcccatccccccccccaagccccgtCGGCCCTTCCCGCGCTTCGCACCGATGACCATGGTCTCGTCGGGGATTTCCTCAATGAAGCAGCGCTTCTCGGTCTCGCCGATGTGGAAGTAGAGGCCGTGCGCGCTCCAGGCCGCCAGCACCACGGCGGCCACCGCGGCCcgcagcgccccgccgcccgccatggcccgcgcccccccgcccgccgctcccgtCATGCACCGCGCATGCGCCGCCCGCTCCCGTCACGCATCGCGCAtgcgccgctccccgcccgtgCGCACCGCGCatgcgccgcccgccgccggccacTCACTGGGCCCCACGCCGCTCCTACGGGTGCCCGCTGGGCTCCGCCCGCGGCGTTTCACTGCGCATGCGTTGTTGCCACGGCGACACACGCATGCGCAGCGCGCTCCGCCCGGTGGCGCAGCGAGGAGGGCGCCGCCCCCCCAGCTCTGAGGTTGAGAGTTCGAGCCGCGCTCGGGCCACTTCTGAAGGGCCCGGTGACACCCAGGCGTGTCCTTGTGTTTCCCCCTGGGACGATCAGCCTCGGTTGCCACCCCCAGCCGTGCCGAACCCTCCGGCGGGGCGGAGCCAACCCTTCACACCCCTCCAGCAGCGTTGCCAGCTGTGTGGCAACACCACCTCCaacctccttccttccttccttcctttctcctagCCGCTGCCCCGGGGcttggcaggggtggggggtcccaTGGGTGAGCGGGTGCTCGGGGTCCCTTCGGGGAAAGGCCCGGCGAGATGGGAGGGGAAGCGGAACCGCGGGGAAGATTGCGCCACTGGCAGCCCCCCGCCTCCGCAGGCTGGAAATTTCGGGAGGGGTTATAAAGGCGAGGGGGGGCGCAGGCGGCGGGGATCGGGGCGCCATGGCATGCCAGCCCGCGCTCACCCtcgccctcctcttcctctgcacaGAGGCCGAAGGCTTCACCCTCTGCCACACGCCCACCCTTCAGACCAAAGTCTTCCAGTATCGGTAAGTAGGGTGgggggagcacccatgggtgacacctcgaggaggggtggggggtcagGGTGGTGGGGTGGGCACCGCTGTCACCGCTGTCCCTGCCAGGATCTGGGATGTCAACCAGAAGTCACTTTACCTGCGCAATGACCAGCTGGTGGCCGGGCACCTGCAAGGGGCCAACGCCGCCCTCGAAGGTAAAATGGGGATATGGGGACATGGGAGGGGACACGGCAGACACACCCTGATGCccccgggggtgtgtgtgtgtccccagagAAGGTGTTTTGGGTGCCCAACCGCGCCTTCGAGCCCAGCCGGCTGCCCGTCATCCTGGGCATCCAGAACGGCACCCGCTGCCTGGCCAGCCCCCCCGCTAGCCAGCCCACCCTGCAGCTGCAGGTCAGGGGACACCGCGGGGACGGGGACGCTGCGGGGACACCGAAGGGATGGGGGTGCcgcagggatggggacactgcGGGGACAAGGGtgccacagggatggggacaccaaagggatggggacaccatgtggatggggacaccatggggaggtcacagggatggggacactgtggggacagggatgccacagggatggggacaccatggggatggggacaccatggggatgAGGAtgccacagggatggggacactgtggggacagggatgccacagggatggggacaccacagggttggggacaccatggggatggggacaccacggggatggggacaccaaagggatggggacaccatggggatggggacaccaaagggatggggacaccatggggatggggatgctgcagggatggggacactgtggggacagggatgccatggggatggggacaccacagggatggggatgtcacagggatggggacactgtggggacagggatgccacggggatggggacaccacggggatggggacaccatggggatggggatgtcACAGGGACATCATGGGGACACGGACACCATGAggatggggacaccatggggaggGGTCACATGGGGCTGtcatggggctggggacaccatggggacaggAATGCCACAAGGTTGGGGACACTGCGGGGACAGGGCACATGGGGATCCCAGGGCAGCGACAGGACACCATGGGGAGGGGacacctggggacagggacaccgcAGGGGTGGGGACAGAGGAATCCCAGGGCTGGGGCATCGCAGGGACGGGGCCCAGCGTCGCGGTCACCCCGACTGCGGGTGACATTACGGCGCCGGTGGCCGTGGCAGGTGGCCGACATCAGGGAGCTGCCCCGTGCCGGAGAGGCCTCGGCCGCCTTCACCTTCTTCCGCTCCTACAAGGACGGGCTGTGGCGCTTCGAGTCGGCCGCCAACCCCGGCTGGTTCCTC
Coding sequences within:
- the DDX56 gene encoding putative ATP-dependent RNA helicase DDX56, translated to MAAEAAAAPRFEHMGLDGRLLRAVAELGWATPTAIQAEAIPLALEGRDLLARARTGSGKTGAYGLPLLQHLLRVKAAPSAVAQVVRALVLVPSKELGQQVVRSLRQLAAFCARDLRVADLCAQSDLAAQRPVLMEKPDVVVGTPARVLAHLSARSLSLRHSLELLVLDEADLLLSFGFGEDIKSLLCHLPKIYQALLMSATFSPDVEALRELVLHNPVTVRPPEPRLPGSSQLRQFAVRCGTEEDKFLLLCALLQLRLLRGRALLFVGTLARCYRLKLFLEQFGIPACALNSELPARSRCHVITQFNRGIYDYIVATDEEVPAVPTEQPPRKKQKGAAPSKGKDPEYSVARGIDFQNVAAVINFDVPPTVDSYIHRVGRTARADNPGTALTFALPEEQDGLARIEEALAGENGESMLQPYKFSTEEIEALRYRCRDAMRSVTKQAVKEARLREIKDELLNSEKLKAYFEDNPRDLHVLRHDKPLHPAIVKPHLRNVPDYLVPPSLRGIAKPNLKKRKGLRLRHAGAKRRASSTSRGTGNPLQNFKFTRRRAKRPAVPPS
- the TMED4 gene encoding transmembrane emp24 domain-containing protein 4: MTGAAGGGARAMAGGGALRAAVAAVVLAAWSAHGLYFHIGETEKRCFIEEIPDETMVIGNYRTQLWDKQSESFLPSTPGLGMHVEVKDPDGKVVLSRQYGSEGRFTFTSHTPGEHQICLHSNSTRMALFAGGKLRVHLDIQVGEHTNNYPEIAAKDKLTELQLRARQLLDQVEQIQKEQNYQRYREERFRMTSESTNQRVLWWSIAQTIILILTGIWQMRHLKSFFEAKKLV
- the LOC141935680 gene encoding interleukin-36 receptor antagonist protein-like isoform X2: MEAEGFTLCHTPTLQTKVFQYRIWDVNQKSLYLRNDQLVAGHLQGANAALEEKVFWVPNRAFEPSRLPVILGIQNGTRCLASPPASQPTLQLQVADIRELPRAGEASAAFTFFRSYKDGLWRFESAANPGWFLCTSARGHQPLGLSRRPDATHLLDFYFQLC
- the LOC141935680 gene encoding interleukin-1 receptor antagonist protein-like isoform X3, whose translation is MACQPALTLALLFLCTEAEGFTLCHTPTLQTKVFQYRIWDVNQKSLYLRNDQLVAGHLQGANAALEEKVFWVPNRAFEPSRLPVILGIQNGTRCLASPPASQPTLQLQDGLWRFESAANPGWFLCTSARGHQPLGLSRRPDATHLLDFYFQLC
- the LOC141935680 gene encoding interleukin-36 receptor antagonist protein-like isoform X1, whose protein sequence is MACQPALTLALLFLCTEAEGFTLCHTPTLQTKVFQYRIWDVNQKSLYLRNDQLVAGHLQGANAALEEKVFWVPNRAFEPSRLPVILGIQNGTRCLASPPASQPTLQLQVADIRELPRAGEASAAFTFFRSYKDGLWRFESAANPGWFLCTSARGHQPLGLSRRPDATHLLDFYFQLC